Proteins encoded by one window of Arachis ipaensis cultivar K30076 chromosome B04, Araip1.1, whole genome shotgun sequence:
- the LOC107636702 gene encoding uncharacterized protein LOC107636702, which produces MIPPQTSLQELKNLILMNTGMVGKKEITKLTYRMPIAVANSFVYPKMQIQSDQHVSMMLSYHCSIGSIYSLKLCVNLQDIGGSSSSSNNVEQVRNFGSAKFVPFQEIDTARSPTFNAFVRLEQNIENRHACPSPSNDVAFPEGHADGLADTSDEDEIEDFSGDKAEVVPETQLLLSRDENRPNNYALSGEMELEIGLKFLNRKIAMLAVKNYNLRRSAEYKVVESDQSQYVCRCK; this is translated from the exons ATGATCCCGCCACAAACATCGTTGCAAGAACTGAAAAATTTGATTCTCATGAATACTGGTATGGTTGGAAAAAAGGAAATTACGAAGTTGACTTACAGGATGCCAATTGCAGTAGCCAACTCATTTGTGTATCCGAAAATGCAGATTCAATCTGACCAGCATGTTTCGATGATGCTTTCTTATCATTGTAGCATTGGAAGCATCTATTCATTGAAACTTTGTGTGAATCTTCAAGATATTGGTGGAAGCTCATCTAGTTCTAATAATGTGGAGCAGGTTAGAAATTTTGGATCAGCAAAATTCGTTCCATTTCAGGAGATTGATACGGCTCGTAGTCCTACCTTTAATGCCTTTGTGAGgctggaacaaaatatagaaaatCGACATGCATGTCCTTCCCCTTCCAACGATGTTGCATTCCCAGAAGGTCATGCTGATGGCTTGGCAGACACGTCTGATGAAGATGAGATCGAAGATTTTAGTGGTGACAAAGCAGAAGTTGTTCCTGAAACCCAACTGCTTTTATCGCGAGACG AAAACAGACCGAACAACTATGCTTTGTCGGGTGAGATGGAGCTCGAGATTGGGTTGAAGTTTCTCAATAGAAAAATAGCGATGCTTGCTGTCAAGAACTACAACCTCCGCAGAAGTGCGGAATACAAGGTGGTAGAGTCAGATCAAAGTCAGTATGTATGTCGATGCAAGTAG